Genomic segment of Vitis riparia cultivar Riparia Gloire de Montpellier isolate 1030 chromosome 19, EGFV_Vit.rip_1.0, whole genome shotgun sequence:
taaaattattttaaatacccttttcaatacttttaatttggatatattttgaaaagaaatttttttaaaatattttttgaattattatattttaaaaaatatttttaaatttgtagtttttttccctcaaaatccCTGTACATCTCATGACAATTCCTTACTTATCCTGCCGTCCAAAGTTTGTGGGTCCAAAAAATAACCCCAATAAAGAATAAGAGCCATAaggatataaatattaaaaaaaaataattaggtaACCAACCTTATCCaccttataaaaatataatttttcataatttattgtATCATGGtccaaaaatcaagcaaaatctTCATTTCCAGGAAAGTAAGGAGATCGGAGGTCTCGAAGAAGTCATTGCAGCAAATGTTAATAATTCTCACCTTGAAAGCAAAGTCTCTTGGAAGAGGattagaatttcaaatttttggacttttttaatttccatttgaATTGGTCACTGTTCGgaaattttgtctttttgtcAAGAATCTCAGTTTACCACCCTATACTATTAAATtgacaaattaaatttttatttatttgtattttcaaatatttgtggggaagaaaaatgaaaaagttagactaacaaaatagtaaaaataaaaataaaaatatttagttttcttGTAGAAGTAGATGTCTTTCCAACCAAGGCACCGTCACTCATTATTATATTCCGACATCTATCAATTTCAACAGTCAACACATGCTTTGATTTTTCTCAAGATTCAATTCCAATCTCCAAGAGGTTTCACATTGAAAGTTTGAAACCATGTGACCAAAAAAACCCCAAATCCTAATAAATTCATTGTAATTTAATGTTTCCCATATGCTTAATTggtattaaaacattttttttaataaatggtgagaattctaaaataaattgagaaaaatataaataaaataacttctATTACGATATACtagtctttttttaaataaaaaaagaatgaagaattATGAGACCATAGAGAAGAGGTGATGAGTTAAACCTTCTTCAAAGATTCTATTCATGGGTCTTTCTTCCACAAGTAAACATTTTATTAATCCTTAGGAAAATACAACAAAGATACTTTACATGAACCTTGATGAGAAATTATCTCTCCTGATTCTATGGCTGCACCCCAATTTGACCTGGTAAAATCCATGAAATGTTTCTCCCAATGGTTTGGATCTGCCTCACTCAACATGCAATCAATCATATTTAATCGGAAAGTTTGGttggataaataatttattaacacTTGAAATTGAATTAGATTAAAACTCTAATATATTGTCTCATTAGTAAGCAGGTAAGTCAAGCACATCAACTTTGATCGATAAATTATGACCAATATTATATATGAACTCTACGTAAGCTAAAACTTTAACACCTTTgcctatttagaaaaataaatatcatcgAGCTTTAACTCtatgaaaattaattcaaaaactTAAACTGTTAAATAATGAACCAATAATATGTATCGAATAGAGTATAATTAAAACCCTAATATTTTAAGTATGTATCACTTtcaaacttttttgttttttgtttacaataattagtttttgttatcaaattttgTCATACCCTTCTCAAACTAATTGTGATAATTTATATGTACATGAGAGGATCCATCAAATAGCTAGTGAAAAAAATCTTTAAGGATTCTCTCAACTGTATGCGTAAAAGTTGACTATAATTTTCGTATATGTTGTCATGGTCCACTTGTTGACATGAGCTAACAAACAAAAATTGGCGCCTAATCCATCTATTCATAAATTAATCTCGAAGTCGTATAAATGGACTATAGACTTTGAGGCCACCATCAGGTAAATTAAGAACTATGAAATTAAGGTCTCAACTCTCTGTTCATTGCCCAAACTACAAGAAAATGGATTCATTTCTCTTATCCTTCATGGCCACAATTCTGTTGCTTCCAGGAGAAGCAGCCGAAGTAGGCACCGGCCACATGGGCAACATTGGTGTTATCGTAGATAATAGTTCGCGTATCGGTAAAGAAGAGATAGTAGCAATGAAGTTAGCCATCCATGACTTCAACAACAAATCTAATCGACAATTGGATTTGCATGTGAGAGACTCTCAAAGTGATCCAGTTCTTACTTTGCTTTCCGGTAAACTCCACCAATCTAATTATCTTTCAGTGATTCGAAGGAAACTTAATTTGAAGATGTACCCgataattaatttgaatgaattttGTTTCTAACTTTCGTATGTATTCTCGGATGCAGCCAGAAATCTGATCAAGAAGAGGAGAGTGCAAGCTATTATCGGCCTTGAGACATGGGAAGAAGCATCTTTAGTTGTGGAGCTTGGTAGTAAAGCTCATATTCCGATTGTTTCCTTGGCTGATGCAGCTCCGCAGTGGGCAACAGATCGCTGGCCGTTCCTTGTTCGAGTCTCCCCGGAGAAACGCCTGCAAATGAAAGCTGTGGCAGCCATTATCGGGTCTTGGGGATGGCGTCGGATCAATGTGATATACGAGGATACCAACTCTGCTGGCTCTGAGATCATTCCATTTCTTGCTGATGCCCTCAAGCAAGTTGGTTCAGAAATCGGATACCTTGCAGCTCTCCCACCATCATCTGCAGttaattcttcttctttatctGATCAGCTCCAACGGCTTAAAGGAAAGCAGTCGCAAGTCTTTGTGGTTCATTCATCTTTATCAATGGCGGAGCGTCTGTTTTCAAAAGCTAATGAATTGGGCATGATGGAAAAGGGTTCTGTTTGGATCACTACAGACAGCATCACAAATCTTGTACATTCCATGAATTCCTCAATCATCTCTTCCATGGAAGGTGTTTTAGGAATGAAGAGCTTCTTCCAGAAAGACGGAGCCCGGTTCCAAGACTTCTACTCCAGATTTCGACAGAAGTTTCGATCACTGTATCCTAAGGAAGACAACTACGAGCCTGGGATTTTCGCCGTTCGGGCATACGATGCTGTGTGGTCTGTTGCTCTAGCAATGGACAACAACGGGTCAACCCAACAATTGTTAGAAAAGATTGAACTCAGCGATTTCCATGGCCTCACAAATAGAATCAAATTTGAGAGACGACGCTTGGCTCCACAGCGCATGTTTCAGATTGTTAATGTGATTGGAAAAAGTTATAGAGAGCTCGGATTCTGGTCGGAGGGATCAGGCTTCGCCAAGCCTACTAATGGTCAAATTCAAAACAGTAGCTCCATGGACATCCTGGGGCAAGTGTTTTGGCCAGGAGGCCTTATTTCCACCCCAAGAGGATGGGTACTTCCTACAAGCGAAACCCCATTGCGAATTGGAGTGCCCCTCAATGGCACATTCAAACAATTTGTTTCTGTAACATATGATGATGGAGGCAATCAATCGGTTTCCGGGTTCTCAATCGAAGTCTTCAAAGCAGTTCTGAAACATTTAAACTACAGTCTACCTTATGAGTTTTTTCCCTTCAGTGGTACCTATGATGATTTGGTGGAACAGGTTCATCTCAAGGTGAGAGATTTGTCCATTCTCCTTACTCTTAACTCCATTGTAAGTTACATTACTAATACTTTTCTATACTTGACATATAAAATTGTATCTATGTTAAGAAATTTGATGCAGTGGTAGGTGATACGTCGATAGTTTCAAAGAGATGTGACCAGGCTGAATTTTCGCATCCCTACACAGAACCAGGATTGGTGATGATAGTTCCTGAGAAAGTAGAGAAATCCAATAGGGCTTGGTTATTCATGAAGCCCTTCACCAAGGCGATGTGGGTTCTAACAGGTGCTATAACCATCTACAATGGCTTCACCCTCTGGTTGATAGAACGAAACCAAAACCCAGAACTTATGACAGGCTCTATTCTGAACCAAATGGGAACCTTGGTTTGCCTATCCTTCACCACCCTCTTCTCTATGCATGGTAAGGGCTATAAATCATCCATTTCATCTACTGTATCTGAAACTGAACATATCACTTCTCATATAGAATTAGTATATAATTTTGTTGCACGTATCCATTTCTTTCTTCAATGCTATGAAAATCATAAGGGTTCGGATGATATTTCCAAATGCACATTTTATGTCATAATTTCAAGCCAATTTGACATCATAATTGCTCTCTTGATCAGCTAAGAGTAACCCTAATAGACTTGATAGTTGTATCTGATGAATTTTTTCGTATCCCATTGTTCAAAATGTAACATGGAAGATGGGGATTGAGGCTGTACAGGTCTTTAAGGTTCCCTCATGCATTTATCTTTCTGAATCACAGGAGGAAGGCAACATAGTAATCTGTCCCGGTTGGTAATGGTGGTCTGGCTGTTCGCATCTCTGGTGATAACGAATAGCTACACTGCTAATCTTACGAGCATGCTTACGGTCCAACGCCTTGAACCTACTGTGGTCGATGTGGAAGATCTGAAGAGTGCTAATTCCATTGTTGGGTGCAGCAAACGATCATTCGCGGTGAGGTATTTGGTGGATGTCATaggaataaaaatgagaaacatAAAAGATATTACTACAGCTGACCAGTATGCTCGAGATCTCAGAAGCGGAGAGATAGCAGCAGCCTTCATTGAAGCTCCCTACGCCAAAATATTCCTTGCCCAAAACTGCAAAGGCTTTGCTGCTTCTGGGAAAACATACAAAGTTGGTGGCTTTGGATTTGTAAGTCCCTATATTCCTTTATAGCTAACTCTCCTTTTTCCATCTtactcaaattttctaagatcAAAGGTGAGCCTATCAACCTGCCATTCAATGCCATTTGGGCTGTGTTTCTTGAAAAAGTGCTTTTGAATTAGGGTTCAATTGAGTGGTGGCTTTGTTTTCTCTGAAGTCCCAAATCAATAGAAGATTTCTTCCCCTTTCCCCaacttttctcagcaaccaaacatgtAGAACTGAAACCCATTTATCTGCACCAAACCAAAATTAATTAGTCTATCTAGTGTATGATTAttaatatgattaattaattaaattgtgCCGATTCTTTCAGGTGTTTCCAAAGGGATCATCTATTCTTCCAGACATATCTAAAGCAGTCTTGGAGGTGGCCGAAAAAGGTGAGTTAGACGACTTAGAGAACAATTTGATTGGATCCCAGAAGTGTGATTCAAATGCAGAAACCAGTAAGGATAGCAGTAGTCTTAGCCCTAGCAGCTTTTGGGTTCTTTTCTTAATAACAGGAGGTGTATCAACAGTTTGTCTTGTAATCTTCATGGCCAGAGAAAGGTTAAcctatttgtataattattcgTTGGGGCATATGGCCATTTGGAGACTAATATCAGCTGTAATGAGAAGATGGAGATCACATCCACGTGGTCGATTCTCTAGAGGAATTAGCGACGTAAAAAGTAATGGAAATGCCCAACACGCATCTATGCATTCACCACAATACTTTGGATATAGAGTGCCATGGCAAAGAAATTGCAGCTCTAGAAGTTCTTCCTAAATCCACAAGCTAAATCAACcccaaaaaatccaaattttagaGGATACTTGGGAAACCATAACCCATATGTGAATGCATTTAAGCACAGAATTCATAGAATTTTTTCTGTATGTTTGTGCTCTGTGGAATGCAAtgtaattcttatttttaaaatgcatttggGCATTATTGTACCATTTTAGATTAAGCAATATATAAATGTTCTtgattttgtatataaaaaatcatatattaatatgatGGATTTAgagttaggtggtgtttgtttttttttacttaattctaaatagaattttaacgacttaatagtgttaagtgttaggttgtttgtttttttaatattttatttctattaaacattaaaaagataaagaaaaaccaatatgttactttttccatttagaaaaaacaaaatattttgatttttttctatttagtaaaaagtttataataaatcgtgaaaaaagtaaaaaaaacaaataactttaagtctgaaagcaaattacttttaataaaaagttaaaaaaaacaaacatcctcTTAGTTCTTGTTTGGAGCTTAAAGCCCATCTGTTGGCAAGTatgtgaaaggaaaaaaaaggcttaaaacccatcaaaaaccctaaaaatctagatgctattcaatcaaaaatgaaaaagaaacataTAGCAAAACTATATAAATGATGATTTAATGTCTCTCAAGGACAAGTTCAAGCTGTCAAAACCATCAATTTTTCCTTCGTTGGTCATTACTGTAAGGGTGGTAACCAACTCTTCTTTGAAACTTCTAAGACCTACCTAATCCCATGCTGCCCTAATACCAATTGATATTCAAGCTCATCTAATTGTTGGTGAATAATGCGTAATTGTATAAACTTAAGGTCATAGTCATGATCTTCAGATTCAACCAAGAGGAATGATAGATATCACCaagttttccttgatttttccTCACTGGCGAATGAATGGTTGTAAGCCCTTCATCAATGTAAAGAGATGTGATCAAGAGAAAGACATGAATGATAAAATCTTTCCACATGGAGCAGTGAAATCGAATGAGTTCAGGTGATGAAAGCTATCTAATTAGTGAGTAATTTATAAGAACAAGGGAataatctttaattttaattcagtTAGTCAATCCAAATACAAGTATAACTTATAATATAAGGCATAGTCAAGACTCCCATGGCCTGGAATTAGCATGCAGTGACATTTGAATTTATGTGTCTCCTCAACATAAAATTGTTACCTAAAGGCATTTTGTTTGCTCTACACGTCAAGctattgaaacaaaaaattaagagtCTCAGAACACAATGGTAGTTAGCAATGAATTCAATGTCAAGATTGTAATCTCAGGATTCTTTTATAACAAAGGCATTGACTCAGTCTAAGATTGctcaataatttcaacaatcTCTGATCAATGCGCGTATATATTACTATAacgaagaaataaaaaaattctagtcTCAATAGGGGGCCTGTATATTTGAATAAGTCAAGTGTTTCAATGAGTTTCAATCAATCcacatatgaaaagaaaaaaatcaaagtacATGCATGTTTACCAATTTTCAAGCTTTGTTTCTAGTGATAGTATACACCAAATATACTGGAGATTCCAAATAAGGAACCCTTCAAAGTCACATTTTTATAGTCCTGTCTAAACAGGTCATTCCATGAAAGCTGCATCAATATTGCAAGGAAATTCCCAAACCTACCAATTCACAAAGAAAAGTcacataattttttgttgtcttgTGGCTATTGGTATATACTGGATTCATTAATGTATCTGGAAAGCAGCAAAGGAATTCAATTCAACCGAAAGCAATGTGATTTGACATTAATACACCCCAAGGTCTTACAAGTTTAACCGAAGAAGAACGTCATGTAATCAATAAATGCATCCTTTACTAATGATCAGTGAAGCATTAACAACGTAGCGCGGTAGTCCTAGCCCTCTTCGTTTCAGATCTAGGGGTGGAGCCAGTACTGATCAATTGGTCCACAAGAATGGGATTCAATTCTTTGAATCATGCCCCATAAGATGGGCTTCAAGTCTTAAAGTTGACCCAGtaagcgaaaaaaaaaaaaaaacaaatgaggcaaagaaaggaaattaaagCATTCTTATCCATATATAAAGGGAAGGGACCATGGTGGCAATAAttgttttctctcttcttctctttgttGGTCTTAGATTTGTTGTTTCTGCAAATGGCAACAGCCGATGGAGGCACCGATTCAATTGAAAAAGCTGATGTCAAGGGAAGTATTGGAGCTATTCTAGACTATAGCTCGCGCATTGGGAAAGAAGAGAAGGTAGCCATGGAGATGGCTATAGAGGAATTCAACTCTCAGTACTCCAACCAGCATATTGACCTGCTGATAAATGACTCTCAAGGGGAACCCATCCAAGCAGCACTTGCAGGTAAGTCTATCAGTTCATCTCCTTTAATTTCTGGCAAGTAATGAGAGTTCTCTACAGTACCATGTTTGACATTGAAATTCAGTTCCCATGACCACATCCTAGTTTGCAATAGATCTTGTTCATGCATATATACTATATTTCTGGGCAAATTATAGATGACTCAGGACATGGCTAGGGCATTCAGAAACAgacatgtgtatatatatgctGAAATGTTCATGAGGTTCATATATATGACAAGATATTCTTAGTGACAAATGGGTTTTTGGAAATGAATTTTACATACATACAACTATGAGAACTGGTGGTTAACACTGGGCAGATTCATTACCTACTTAGCACTCCACTTAAAGCTATGAATTCGCATTAGTTTTCTGGGAAATGAAAGGAGTTACTAAAGGAACTAACCATAATATTTTGTGCATTCATTAGCATCTTAGCATATCCATACATCCATACAGACTTGACCCATAAGTCTTGAGGAAAGAACAAATTAAAACAGTTGCTTTTTTAATGAGTTTGCATAGCATTGTGAAGAAATTAAGTAAACAACAAATTACAAAGAAATCATGGtgtactaatatatatatataggacaTATATACCAAGTTTTTACAGCTTGTTTGTGAAGTATTCATAGGCAGGAATGGTTTGATTTCAgtacataaaacaaaaaaagaatcaaCCATTTTTGGCCTTGTTTTGCATATTAGTAactatacatatatatagtaCTGGTATTGTTTTGATAGTGAAATTATCAAACCAAGTAGAAGCTGCTACACTTCTACTAATACTGCTACTACTACCACCACTCCTACTGCtgatttttttaacattgttgCAT
This window contains:
- the LOC117908069 gene encoding glutamate receptor 2.7-like produces the protein MKLAIHDFNNKSNRQLDLHVRDSQSDPVLTLLSARNLIKKRRVQAIIGLETWEEASLVVELGSKAHIPIVSLADAAPQWATDRWPFLVRVSPEKRLQMKAVAAIIGSWGWRRINVIYEDTNSAGSEIIPFLADALKQVGSEIGYLAALPPSSAVNSSSLSDQLQRLKGKQSQVFVVHSSLSMAERLFSKANELGMMEKGSVWITTDSITNLVHSMNSSIISSMEGVLGMKSFFQKDGARFQDFYSRFRQKFRSLYPKEDNYEPGIFAVRAYDAVWSVALAMDNNGSTQQLLEKIELSDFHGLTNRIKFERRRLAPQRMFQIVNVIGKSYRELGFWSEGSGFAKPTNGQIQNSSSMDILGQVFWPGGLISTPRGWVLPTSETPLRIGVPLNGTFKQFVSVTYDDGGNQSVSGFSIEVFKAVLKHLNYSLPYEFFPFSGTYDDLVEQVHLKKFDAVVGDTSIVSKRCDQAEFSHPYTEPGLVMIVPEKVEKSNRAWLFMKPFTKAMWVLTGAITIYNGFTLWLIERNQNPELMTGSILNQMGTLVCLSFTTLFSMHGGRQHSNLSRLVMVVWLFASLVITNSYTANLTSMLTVQRLEPTVVDVEDLKSANSIVGCSKRSFAVRYLVDVIGIKMRNIKDITTADQYARDLRSGEIAAAFIEAPYAKIFLAQNCKGFAASGKTYKVGGFGFVFPKGSSILPDISKAVLEVAEKGELDDLENNLIGSQKCDSNAETSKDSSSLSPSSFWVLFLITGGVSTVCLVIFMARERLTYLYNYSLGHMAIWRLISAVMRRWRSHPRGRFSRGISDVKSNGNAQHASMHSPQYFGYRVPWQRNCSSRSSS